A single genomic interval of Streptomyces showdoensis harbors:
- the priA gene encoding bifunctional 1-(5-phosphoribosyl)-5-((5-phosphoribosylamino)methylideneamino)imidazole-4-carboxamide isomerase/phosphoribosylanthranilate isomerase PriA — translation MTSALELLPAVDVRDGQAVRLVHGESGTETSYGSPLEAALAWQRSGAEWLHLVDLDAAFGTGDNRQLVREVTEAMDIKVELSGGIRDDASLAAALATGCTRVNLGTAALETPEWVAKVIAEHGDKIAVGLDVRGTTLRGRGWTRDGGDLYETLARLDSEGCARYVVTDIAKDGTLEGPNLELLRNVCAATDKPVVASGGVSSLDDLRALSGLVPLGVEGAIVGKALYAKAFTLEEALQAVAG, via the coding sequence GTGACCAGCGCGCTCGAACTCCTCCCCGCCGTCGACGTCCGCGACGGCCAGGCCGTCCGCCTCGTGCACGGCGAGTCCGGCACCGAGACCTCCTACGGCTCGCCCCTGGAGGCCGCCCTCGCGTGGCAGCGCTCCGGCGCCGAGTGGCTGCACCTCGTCGACCTGGACGCCGCCTTCGGCACGGGCGACAACCGGCAGCTGGTCCGCGAGGTCACCGAGGCCATGGACATCAAGGTCGAGCTCTCCGGCGGCATCCGCGACGACGCCTCGCTCGCCGCGGCCCTCGCCACCGGCTGCACCCGCGTCAACCTGGGTACGGCCGCCCTGGAGACGCCCGAGTGGGTCGCCAAGGTCATCGCCGAGCACGGCGACAAGATCGCCGTCGGCCTGGACGTGCGCGGCACGACCCTGCGCGGCCGGGGCTGGACCCGCGACGGCGGCGACCTGTACGAGACGCTGGCCCGCCTCGACTCCGAGGGCTGCGCCCGTTACGTGGTGACCGACATCGCCAAGGACGGCACCCTGGAGGGCCCCAACCTGGAGCTCCTGAGGAACGTCTGCGCGGCCACCGACAAGCCCGTCGTCGCCTCCGGCGGCGTCTCCTCCCTGGACGACCTGCGGGCCCTGTCGGGCCTGGTCCCGCTGGGCGTCGAGGGCGCCATCGTCGGCAAGGCGCTGTACGCGAAGGCCTTCACCCTGGAAGAGGCGCTCCAGGCGGTGGCCGGATGA
- a CDS encoding DUF2752 domain-containing protein has product MDVKPTAGADTEPVPGPWGAVPPAPYGPPEPRPLARRLLAPLGTLAGVAAAFAYVGTVDPNEPGHYPVCPLLRFTGVYCPGCGGLRSAHAFVHGDLGAALGANALAVVGYGVFVVVVTVWLIRAVKGVPMRLSVSPVLWWGIGAVLAVFTLVRNLPFGSALAP; this is encoded by the coding sequence GTGGACGTGAAGCCGACGGCGGGAGCCGACACCGAACCCGTGCCCGGCCCCTGGGGGGCCGTGCCACCCGCCCCGTACGGCCCGCCGGAGCCCAGGCCCCTCGCCCGGCGGCTGCTCGCCCCGCTCGGCACCCTCGCCGGGGTCGCCGCCGCCTTCGCGTACGTCGGGACGGTCGACCCCAACGAGCCCGGCCACTATCCCGTCTGCCCGCTGCTGCGCTTCACCGGCGTCTACTGCCCCGGCTGCGGCGGCCTGCGCAGCGCCCACGCCTTCGTCCACGGCGACCTCGGCGCCGCCCTCGGCGCGAACGCCCTGGCCGTGGTCGGCTACGGCGTCTTCGTCGTCGTCGTGACCGTCTGGCTGATTCGAGCCGTCAAGGGGGTCCCCATGCGGCTCTCGGTCTCCCCGGTCCTGTGGTGGGGGATCGGGGCCGTTCTGGCCGTTTTCACCCTGGTGCGGAACCTCCCGTTCGGCTCGGCGCTGGCCCCCTGA
- a CDS encoding winged helix-turn-helix domain-containing protein, whose amino-acid sequence MTSSENRRITDLGTLKAISHPLRMRLYRALFVARTATASQLAGQVDEAVSLVSYHLRKLADHGLVEEAEAQSADGRERWWQPSSYGFSIHEEDVRDAPELAAATVAFGRTVNAQRTEMHGRFLDERHTWPEAWRSAAMSSEWLPRLTAAELAELGAELDAVVRKYDERARAAEAAGETEGRENVAVHLFGFPYRG is encoded by the coding sequence ATGACCTCGTCGGAGAACCGCCGGATCACCGATCTCGGCACCCTCAAAGCCATCTCCCACCCGCTGCGGATGCGCCTCTACCGCGCCCTCTTCGTGGCCCGCACCGCCACGGCCTCCCAGCTCGCCGGCCAGGTCGACGAGGCCGTCTCCCTCGTCAGCTACCACCTGCGCAAGCTGGCCGACCACGGCCTCGTCGAGGAGGCCGAGGCCCAGTCCGCCGACGGTCGCGAGCGCTGGTGGCAGCCCAGCTCCTACGGGTTCAGCATCCACGAGGAGGACGTCCGCGACGCGCCCGAACTCGCCGCCGCGACCGTCGCCTTCGGCCGTACCGTCAACGCCCAGCGCACCGAGATGCACGGTCGCTTCCTCGACGAGCGGCACACCTGGCCCGAGGCCTGGCGGAGCGCCGCCATGAGCTCGGAGTGGCTGCCCCGGCTCACCGCCGCCGAACTCGCCGAGCTCGGCGCGGAGCTCGACGCGGTCGTCCGGAAGTACGACGAGCGGGCCCGCGCCGCCGAGGCCGCCGGCGAGACCGAGGGCCGCGAGAACGTCGCCGTCCACCTCTTCGGCTTCCCGTACCGGGGCTGA
- the hisI gene encoding phosphoribosyl-AMP cyclohydrolase has translation MSSTPRTPSDLDPAIAARLKRSEDGLVPAIAQQYDTGEVLMLGWMDDEALHRTLTTGRCTYWSRSRREYWVKGDTSGHVQHVKSVALDCDADTLLVKVDQVGAACHTGARTCFDADVLLAAE, from the coding sequence ATGAGCAGCACGCCCCGCACCCCCAGCGACCTCGACCCGGCCATCGCCGCCCGCCTCAAGCGGAGCGAGGACGGCCTGGTCCCCGCCATCGCCCAGCAGTACGACACCGGCGAGGTGCTCATGCTCGGCTGGATGGACGACGAGGCCCTGCACCGCACCCTCACCACCGGCCGCTGCACCTACTGGTCCCGCAGCCGCCGCGAGTACTGGGTCAAGGGCGACACCTCCGGCCACGTCCAGCACGTCAAGTCCGTCGCGCTCGACTGCGACGCCGACACGCTGCTGGTCAAGGTCGACCAGGTGGGCGCCGCCTGCCACACCGGCGCCCGCACCTGCTTCGACGCCGACGTCCTCCTCGCGGCCGAGTAG
- a CDS encoding TIGR02234 family membrane protein, with translation MGYVSAVPVPQPRAARAGGAASSSGARRSLAAALLLGALGATVVLLSAGQIWAEGTAAVGGGAVPVEADGGAVTGVPTALAIVGLAALVAVFAVRRTGRTLVAALLALSGAGAALAAVLGASDSTALDAEAARISGNTAAVVDGLSHTVWPYVTAAGAVLILAAGLFALRYGKAWPAMGGRYERSGAPRAARRPATADPDRPEELWKALDRGEDPTRGD, from the coding sequence GTGGGGTACGTGAGTGCCGTACCCGTACCCCAGCCCCGAGCCGCCCGCGCGGGCGGCGCCGCCTCCTCCTCGGGCGCCCGACGCAGCCTGGCCGCGGCCCTCCTGCTCGGCGCCCTCGGAGCCACCGTCGTGCTGCTCTCCGCGGGCCAGATCTGGGCCGAGGGGACCGCCGCCGTCGGCGGCGGCGCCGTGCCCGTCGAGGCCGACGGAGGCGCCGTCACCGGTGTGCCGACCGCCCTCGCGATCGTCGGCCTCGCCGCGCTCGTCGCCGTCTTCGCCGTCCGCCGCACCGGCCGCACCCTGGTCGCCGCCCTGCTCGCCCTCAGCGGCGCGGGAGCGGCCCTCGCTGCCGTCCTCGGCGCCTCCGACAGCACCGCGCTCGACGCCGAGGCAGCCCGCATCAGCGGCAACACCGCCGCCGTCGTCGACGGCCTCAGCCACACCGTCTGGCCGTACGTCACCGCCGCCGGCGCCGTGCTCATCCTGGCCGCCGGGCTCTTCGCCCTCCGCTACGGCAAGGCCTGGCCCGCCATGGGCGGACGCTACGAGCGCTCCGGCGCCCCCCGCGCGGCGCGCCGTCCCGCGACCGCCGATCCGGACCGGCCCGAGGAGCTGTGGAAGGCCCTCGACCGGGGCGAGGACCCCACCCGCGGCGACTGA
- a CDS encoding HGxxPAAW family protein: MAGSAHGHTPAAWTGVIISFIGFCIAGVFMVAANVPAFWGGVGVIVLGGVVGGAMKIAGLGMPKQSAAVVAAREAATASVKARA; this comes from the coding sequence ATGGCGGGCAGCGCCCACGGACACACCCCGGCCGCCTGGACCGGTGTCATCATCTCCTTCATCGGCTTCTGCATCGCCGGAGTCTTCATGGTGGCCGCCAACGTGCCCGCGTTCTGGGGCGGCGTCGGCGTCATCGTCCTCGGCGGTGTCGTCGGCGGCGCGATGAAGATCGCGGGCCTCGGCATGCCGAAGCAGTCGGCCGCCGTCGTCGCCGCCCGTGAGGCCGCCACCGCGAGCGTCAAGGCGCGCGCCTGA
- the trpC gene encoding indole-3-glycerol phosphate synthase TrpC yields the protein MSVLDEIIEGVRADLAERQARVSLDELKERAAKAPQAKDGVAALRGEGVKVICEVKRSSPSKGALAAIADPAALAADYEAGGAAVISVLTEQRRFGGSLADLEAVRARVDIPVLRKDFIVTAYQLWEARAYGADLALLIVAALEQEALVSLIERAESIGLTPLVEVHDEDEVERAVEAGARIIGVNARNLKTLKVDRSTFERVGPEIPDHIVKVAESGVRGPHDLIAYANAGADAVLVGESLVTGRDPKAAVADLVAAGAHPALRHGRS from the coding sequence GTGAGTGTGCTCGACGAGATCATCGAAGGCGTGCGCGCCGACCTCGCAGAGCGGCAGGCGCGGGTCTCCCTCGACGAGCTCAAGGAGCGCGCCGCCAAGGCGCCGCAGGCCAAGGACGGCGTCGCCGCACTGCGCGGCGAGGGCGTCAAGGTGATCTGCGAGGTCAAGCGCTCCAGCCCGTCCAAGGGCGCCCTCGCCGCCATCGCCGACCCGGCCGCCCTGGCCGCGGACTACGAGGCCGGCGGCGCAGCCGTCATCTCCGTCCTCACGGAGCAGCGCCGCTTCGGCGGCTCCCTCGCCGACCTGGAGGCCGTCCGGGCCCGGGTCGACATCCCCGTGCTGCGCAAGGACTTCATCGTCACCGCGTACCAGCTCTGGGAAGCGCGGGCGTACGGAGCGGATCTCGCGCTCCTCATCGTCGCCGCCCTGGAGCAGGAGGCCCTGGTCTCCCTCATCGAGCGGGCCGAGTCCATCGGCCTGACCCCGCTGGTCGAGGTCCACGACGAGGACGAGGTCGAGCGGGCCGTCGAGGCGGGCGCCCGGATCATCGGCGTCAACGCGCGCAACCTCAAGACCCTCAAGGTCGACCGCTCCACCTTCGAGCGCGTCGGTCCCGAGATCCCGGACCACATCGTCAAGGTCGCCGAGTCCGGTGTCCGCGGCCCGCACGACCTCATCGCGTACGCCAACGCCGGCGCCGACGCGGTCCTGGTCGGCGAGTCCCTGGTCACCGGCCGCGACCCGAAGGCCGCCGTCGCCGACCTGGTCGCCGCCGGCGCCCACCCGGCGCTGCGCCACGGCCGGAGCTGA
- the hisF gene encoding imidazole glycerol phosphate synthase subunit HisF yields MSLAVRVIPCLDVDNGRVVKGVNFQNLRDAGDPVEMAKLYDAEGADELTFLDITASSGNRETTYDVVRRTAEQVFIPLTVGGGVRSAEDVDKLLRAGADKVGVNTAAIARPELIREIAERFGRQVLVLSVDARRTESGSFEVTTHGGRRGTGIDAVEWAHRAAELGAGEILLNSMDADGTKDGYDTEMIAAVRKHVTVPVIASGGAGKLADFPPAIAAGADAVLAASVFHFGDLRIGEVKQALKEAGHQVR; encoded by the coding sequence ATGAGCCTCGCCGTACGCGTGATCCCCTGCCTGGACGTGGACAACGGCCGGGTCGTCAAGGGCGTCAACTTCCAGAACCTGCGGGACGCGGGCGACCCGGTCGAGATGGCCAAGCTGTACGACGCCGAGGGTGCCGACGAGCTGACCTTCCTCGACATCACCGCCTCCTCCGGCAACCGGGAGACCACCTACGACGTGGTCCGCCGCACCGCCGAGCAGGTCTTCATCCCGCTGACCGTCGGCGGCGGGGTCCGCTCCGCCGAGGACGTCGACAAGCTGCTGCGGGCCGGCGCGGACAAGGTGGGCGTCAACACGGCCGCCATCGCCCGCCCGGAGCTGATCCGCGAGATCGCCGAGCGCTTCGGCCGCCAGGTCCTGGTGCTCTCGGTCGACGCGCGCCGCACCGAGTCGGGCTCGTTCGAGGTCACCACCCACGGCGGCCGCCGGGGCACCGGCATCGACGCCGTCGAGTGGGCGCACCGGGCCGCCGAGCTGGGCGCGGGCGAGATCCTGCTCAACTCGATGGACGCGGACGGCACGAAGGACGGCTACGACACCGAGATGATCGCGGCCGTGCGCAAGCACGTGACCGTGCCGGTGATCGCCTCCGGCGGCGCCGGCAAGCTCGCCGACTTCCCGCCGGCCATCGCGGCGGGCGCGGACGCGGTGCTCGCGGCCTCGGTCTTCCACTTCGGCGATCTGCGGATCGGCGAGGTCAAGCAGGCGCTGAAGGAAGCCGGCCACCAGGTGCGCTGA
- the trpM gene encoding tryptophan biosynthesis modulator TrpM, translated as MTVRRAASPTSPEVPSARRTRLRTAAAPAHAPLARGCRPRGCRAPARRVHGRRVRYVIGSEPGQVNGMRWRPRPARTSTYTTTA; from the coding sequence ATGACCGTCCGCCGCGCCGCCTCGCCGACCTCGCCAGAGGTCCCGTCGGCGCGCCGTACGCGACTCCGCACCGCCGCCGCACCGGCCCACGCCCCGCTGGCCCGGGGCTGCCGGCCGCGCGGCTGCCGCGCACCCGCCCGCCGTGTCCACGGCCGCCGGGTCCGGTACGTGATCGGTTCCGAGCCGGGCCAGGTCAACGGCATGCGATGGCGCCCGCGCCCCGCGCGCACCTCCACGTACACCACGACCGCCTGA
- a CDS encoding MFS transporter, whose translation MTPTTPTVPAAVAAAAPARPAHRDPDVLRWVGAYTASTLGDSIYHLALSWTVVSTGSPAQAGLVLAVAAVPRALLMLGGGVLADRFGPRRVVIGSDAVRSLVVLGLAAALFLTSPGLWVLAAVALVFGTVDALFLPAVGALPPRIAPHDQLARLQGLRGLAYRCGAVLGGPLGGLAVAVGGPATAFGAAGVLFALSVPLLCALRLRPLPAADAARGGTALGELADGLRYLRGHRVLGPLMIIVLLSDLGFAGPLNIGLAVLAEQRDWGASGIGWILAGFGTGAGAASLLLTVRGHVPRAGAVSGWTMTLGAVAIGALAFTTLLPVAAAVALAIGLFAGLSGALCNALLQTHCDPGYLGRVTAVAGLCSLGLAPLSYPLTGAAIGLWGLGPVYVVSASVCALSGVYGLLVPAVRRAELSA comes from the coding sequence GTGACCCCGACGACCCCGACGGTCCCCGCGGCCGTCGCCGCCGCCGCGCCCGCGCGCCCCGCCCACCGCGACCCCGACGTGCTGCGCTGGGTCGGCGCCTACACCGCCTCCACGCTCGGCGACAGCATCTACCACCTCGCCCTGTCCTGGACCGTCGTCAGCACCGGCAGCCCCGCCCAGGCCGGACTCGTCCTCGCCGTCGCCGCCGTGCCCCGCGCGCTGCTCATGCTCGGCGGGGGAGTGCTCGCCGACCGGTTCGGGCCGCGGCGGGTCGTCATCGGCTCCGACGCCGTCCGCAGCCTCGTCGTCCTCGGCCTCGCCGCGGCGCTCTTCCTCACCTCGCCCGGCCTGTGGGTGCTCGCCGCGGTCGCCCTCGTCTTCGGCACCGTCGACGCCCTGTTCCTGCCCGCCGTCGGCGCCCTGCCGCCACGGATCGCCCCGCACGACCAGCTGGCCCGGCTCCAGGGCCTGCGCGGCCTCGCGTACCGCTGCGGAGCCGTCCTCGGCGGCCCGCTCGGCGGACTCGCGGTCGCCGTCGGCGGCCCGGCCACCGCCTTCGGGGCCGCCGGAGTGCTCTTCGCCCTCTCGGTCCCCCTGCTGTGCGCGCTCCGGCTCCGCCCGCTCCCCGCCGCCGACGCGGCCCGCGGCGGCACCGCCCTCGGCGAGCTCGCCGACGGGCTGCGGTACCTGCGCGGACACCGGGTCCTCGGCCCGCTGATGATCATCGTGCTGCTCAGCGACCTCGGCTTCGCCGGCCCCCTCAACATCGGCCTCGCCGTCCTGGCCGAACAGCGCGACTGGGGCGCCTCCGGCATCGGCTGGATCCTCGCCGGCTTCGGTACGGGCGCGGGCGCCGCCTCGCTGCTCCTGACCGTACGGGGACACGTGCCGCGCGCCGGGGCCGTCAGCGGCTGGACCATGACCCTCGGGGCCGTCGCGATCGGCGCCCTCGCCTTCACGACGCTGCTGCCCGTGGCGGCCGCCGTCGCCCTCGCCATCGGCCTGTTCGCCGGGCTCTCCGGGGCGCTGTGCAACGCCCTCCTGCAGACCCACTGCGACCCCGGCTACCTCGGCCGCGTCACCGCCGTGGCCGGCCTCTGCTCGCTCGGCCTCGCCCCGCTCAGCTACCCGCTCACGGGCGCGGCGATCGGCCTGTGGGGCCTCGGCCCGGTGTACGTCGTCAGCGCGTCCGTCTGCGCCCTCTCGGGCGTCTACGGCCTCCTCGTCCCGGCCGTCCGCAGGGCGGAGCTGTCGGCATAG
- the hisB gene encoding imidazoleglycerol-phosphate dehydratase HisB: MSRVGRVERTTKETSVVVEIDLDGTGKVDVSTGVGFYDHMLDQLGRHGLFDLTVKTDGDLHIDSHHTIEDTALALGAAFKQALGDKVGIYRFGNCTVPLDESLAQVTVDLSGRPYLVHTEPENMAPMIGSYDTTMTRHIMESFVAQAQIALHVHVPYGRNAHHIVECQFKALARALRYASERDPRAAGILPSTKGAL, encoded by the coding sequence ATGAGCCGCGTAGGCCGCGTTGAGCGCACCACCAAGGAGACGTCCGTCGTCGTCGAGATCGACCTCGACGGCACCGGAAAGGTCGACGTGTCGACCGGGGTCGGCTTCTACGACCACATGCTCGACCAGCTCGGTCGGCACGGTCTGTTCGACCTGACCGTGAAGACCGACGGCGACCTCCACATCGACTCGCACCACACCATCGAGGACACCGCCCTCGCCCTCGGCGCCGCCTTCAAGCAGGCGCTCGGCGACAAGGTCGGCATCTACCGCTTCGGCAACTGCACCGTCCCGCTGGACGAGTCGCTCGCCCAGGTCACCGTCGACCTCTCCGGCCGCCCCTACCTGGTGCACACCGAGCCCGAGAACATGGCGCCGATGATCGGCTCCTACGACACGACGATGACCCGGCACATCATGGAGTCCTTCGTCGCCCAGGCGCAGATCGCCCTGCACGTCCACGTGCCGTACGGGCGCAACGCCCACCACATCGTCGAGTGCCAGTTCAAGGCGCTCGCCCGGGCCCTGCGCTACGCCTCCGAGCGTGACCCGCGCGCCGCCGGAATCCTCCCCTCCACGAAGGGCGCGCTGTAA
- a CDS encoding anthranilate synthase component I, translating to MDLEHFRKLAADRRVIPVSRRLLADGDTPVGLYRKLAAERPGTFLLESAENGRSWSRYSFIGVRSDATLTVEDGEAHWLGTPPVGVPVDGDPLAALKATVETLHTPRDLAGGMPPFTGGMVGYLGYDIVRRLERIGEHGGDDLKLPELTMLLTSDLAVLDHWDGTVLLIANAINHNDLETGVDEAYADAVARLDAMEADLARPVATVPAALPASELPEFSALWGGPAYQDAVEDIKERIRAGEAFQVVPSQRFETPCAATALDVYRVLRATNPSPYMYLFRFENGFDVVGSSPEALVKVEDGRAMVHPIAGTRHRGATPQEDHELAEELLADPKERAEHLMLVDLGRNDLGRVCEPGSVEVVDFMSIERYSHVMHIVSTVTGRVAEGRTAFDVLTACFPAGTLSGAPKPRAMQIIEELEPTRRGLYGGCVGYLDFAGDSDTAIAIRTALLRDGTAYVQAGAGVVADSDPVAEDNECRNKAAAVLRAVHTANRMTTTG from the coding sequence ATGGATCTCGAGCACTTCCGCAAGCTGGCGGCCGACCGCCGCGTCATCCCCGTCAGCCGCAGGCTCCTCGCCGACGGCGACACCCCGGTCGGGCTCTACCGCAAGCTCGCCGCCGAACGCCCCGGCACCTTTCTCCTCGAATCCGCTGAGAACGGGCGCAGCTGGTCCCGCTACTCCTTCATCGGGGTCCGCAGCGACGCCACCCTCACCGTCGAGGACGGCGAGGCCCACTGGCTCGGCACCCCGCCGGTCGGCGTCCCGGTCGACGGCGACCCGCTCGCCGCCCTCAAGGCGACCGTCGAGACCCTCCACACGCCCCGCGACCTCGCGGGCGGGATGCCCCCGTTCACCGGCGGCATGGTCGGCTACCTCGGCTACGACATCGTGCGCCGCCTGGAGCGCATCGGCGAGCACGGCGGCGACGACCTGAAGCTGCCCGAGCTCACCATGCTGCTCACCAGCGACCTCGCCGTCCTGGACCACTGGGACGGCACGGTCCTGCTGATCGCCAACGCGATCAACCACAACGACCTGGAGACCGGTGTCGACGAGGCGTACGCGGACGCCGTCGCCCGCCTCGACGCGATGGAGGCCGACCTGGCCCGCCCGGTCGCCACCGTCCCCGCCGCCCTGCCCGCCTCGGAGCTCCCCGAGTTCTCCGCCCTGTGGGGCGGCCCGGCCTACCAGGACGCCGTCGAGGACATCAAGGAGCGCATCCGGGCCGGCGAGGCCTTCCAGGTGGTGCCCTCGCAGCGCTTCGAGACCCCGTGCGCCGCCACCGCCCTGGACGTGTACCGGGTCCTGCGGGCCACCAACCCCTCCCCGTACATGTACCTCTTCCGCTTCGAGAACGGCTTCGACGTGGTCGGCTCCTCGCCCGAGGCGCTGGTCAAGGTCGAGGACGGGCGCGCGATGGTCCACCCCATCGCCGGCACCCGGCACCGCGGCGCCACCCCGCAGGAGGACCACGAACTCGCCGAGGAGCTGCTCGCCGACCCCAAGGAGCGCGCCGAGCACCTCATGCTCGTCGACCTCGGCCGCAACGACCTCGGCCGGGTCTGCGAGCCGGGCTCCGTCGAGGTCGTGGACTTCATGTCGATCGAGCGGTACTCGCACGTCATGCACATCGTCTCCACCGTGACCGGCAGGGTCGCCGAGGGACGGACGGCCTTCGACGTGCTCACCGCCTGCTTCCCGGCCGGCACCCTCTCCGGCGCGCCCAAGCCCCGCGCGATGCAGATCATCGAGGAGCTCGAACCCACCCGGCGCGGCCTCTACGGCGGATGTGTCGGGTATCTCGATTTCGCCGGGGACTCGGACACGGCGATCGCGATCCGCACCGCGCTGCTGCGCGACGGCACCGCGTACGTGCAGGCCGGCGCCGGTGTCGTGGCCGACTCCGACCCGGTCGCGGAGGACAACGAGTGCCGCAACAAGGCCGCGGCGGTGCTCCGTGCCGTCCACACCGCCAACCGGATGACCACGACCGGATGA
- a CDS encoding TIGR03085 family metal-binding protein, protein MSTHAKRERLLLADLLEAAGPDAPTLCEGWRTRDLAAHVVVRERRPDAAAGSVVPALKARLERVQAEFAEKPYEELIQLLRTGPPKLSPFTIKQVDEGANVVEFYVHAEDVRRAQPDWSARELDPVFSDALWSRLERSARLLGRKAPVGLVLRRPNGQTTVAHKGTPVVTVSGEPGELTMFLFGRQDSAKVSLDGEQEAVDRLHETKQLGI, encoded by the coding sequence ATGTCGACCCATGCCAAGCGTGAACGCCTTCTGCTCGCCGACCTGTTGGAGGCGGCCGGCCCGGACGCCCCCACGCTGTGCGAGGGCTGGCGGACCCGGGACCTGGCGGCCCACGTGGTGGTGCGCGAGCGCCGCCCGGACGCGGCGGCCGGTTCGGTGGTCCCCGCACTGAAGGCCAGGCTGGAGCGGGTGCAGGCGGAGTTCGCCGAGAAGCCGTACGAGGAGCTGATCCAGCTCCTCCGTACGGGACCGCCGAAGCTCTCGCCGTTCACGATCAAGCAGGTGGACGAGGGCGCGAACGTGGTGGAGTTCTACGTCCACGCCGAGGACGTGCGCCGGGCGCAGCCGGACTGGTCGGCGCGCGAACTCGACCCGGTCTTCTCCGACGCGCTCTGGTCGCGTCTGGAGAGGTCCGCCCGGCTGCTGGGCCGCAAGGCCCCGGTGGGCCTGGTGCTGCGCCGCCCGAACGGCCAGACGACGGTGGCGCACAAGGGCACCCCGGTGGTGACGGTCTCCGGCGAGCCGGGCGAGCTGACGATGTTCCTGTTCGGTCGCCAGGACTCGGCGAAGGTGTCCCTGGACGGCGAGCAGGAGGCCGTGGACCGGCTGCACGAGACGAAGCAGCTGGGAATCTGA
- a CDS encoding RidA family protein yields MSGSVRKVVTGAPWEEQFGYSRAVELPNGTVLVAGCTSVVGGAISDGGPYEQTVNSFNVAFDALKQLGLGAEHVVRTRMYITHARDVDEVGRAHKELFDAVRPAASMIIVSGFVDPRLVVEVEVEAYRPDTAEGDTA; encoded by the coding sequence ATGAGCGGGTCCGTGCGCAAGGTCGTGACCGGCGCCCCCTGGGAGGAGCAGTTCGGCTACTCCCGCGCGGTGGAGCTGCCGAACGGGACCGTCCTGGTGGCCGGCTGCACCTCCGTGGTGGGCGGGGCGATCTCCGACGGCGGTCCGTACGAGCAGACCGTCAACTCCTTCAACGTGGCCTTCGACGCCCTGAAGCAGCTGGGCCTGGGCGCCGAGCACGTCGTCCGCACCCGGATGTACATCACCCACGCGCGGGACGTGGACGAGGTCGGCCGCGCCCACAAGGAGCTCTTCGACGCCGTCCGTCCCGCCGCCTCCATGATCATCGTCTCCGGGTTCGTGGACCCGCGGCTGGTCGTCGAGGTCGAGGTGGAGGCCTACCGCCCGGACACCGCCGAGGGGGACACCGCATGA
- the hisH gene encoding imidazole glycerol phosphate synthase subunit HisH — translation MSVGGPKKVVVFDYGFGNVRSAERALARVGADVEITRDYERAMNADGLLVPGVGAFSACMEGLKEARGDWIIGRRLSGGRPVMGICVGMQILFARGIEHGVETEGLDEWPGSVEPLKAPVVPHMGWNTVDAPEGSELFAGLDADTRYYFVHSYGVRQWELEIGNPHIRAPKVTWSTHGEPFVSAVENGALWATQFHPEKSGDAGAQLLTNWIGTL, via the coding sequence ATGAGCGTCGGCGGTCCCAAGAAGGTCGTCGTCTTCGACTACGGCTTCGGCAACGTCCGCTCCGCCGAGCGCGCCCTCGCCCGGGTCGGCGCCGACGTGGAGATCACCCGCGACTACGAGCGGGCCATGAACGCCGACGGGCTGCTGGTCCCCGGCGTCGGTGCCTTCTCCGCCTGCATGGAGGGCCTCAAGGAGGCCCGCGGCGACTGGATCATCGGGCGCCGGCTCTCCGGCGGCCGGCCGGTCATGGGCATCTGCGTGGGCATGCAGATCCTCTTCGCCCGCGGCATCGAGCACGGCGTGGAGACCGAGGGGCTCGACGAGTGGCCCGGCTCGGTCGAGCCGCTGAAGGCCCCGGTCGTGCCCCACATGGGCTGGAACACGGTCGACGCGCCGGAGGGCAGCGAGCTCTTCGCCGGCCTCGACGCCGACACCCGCTACTACTTCGTGCACTCCTACGGGGTGCGCCAGTGGGAGCTGGAGATCGGCAACCCCCACATCCGTGCCCCCAAGGTGACCTGGTCCACCCACGGCGAGCCGTTCGTCTCCGCGGTGGAGAACGGCGCCCTGTGGGCGACCCAGTTCCACCCCGAGAAGTCCGGCGACGCCGGCGCCCAGCTCCTCACCAACTGGATCGGAACCCTGTGA